DNA sequence from the Sandaracinaceae bacterium genome:
CGCTGGCACGGCGACGTCCAAGCACTCGTCCATCGGGTGAGCGCCGCTCGCCGCGCTCAACAGCGACGGCAGGACGTCTGGCGTCCCGATGACCGCCAAGAGTCGCTCCCCATCGGACTGGATGAGCGGCTCGAGTCCCTCACGCAGACGCACCAGCACGCGCCGGGCCGACTCGCTGACGTGCGCGCGAGGGGGCCGCAGCAGCGCGCGTAGCGCGTAGAGCCGCGTCTTGCGCAGGACGCGCAGCACCTCACGGGTGTCCGACGCATCGCGAGGGACGAGTAGGAATGGATCATCGGTCACAGACGGCGTGCTGCTCATGGGGGATCGCGGTGGGGAGGCGTGGCTCGCTAGTCGATGACGGGGAGCTGCGTCCGGACGTGCTCGACGGCGACACCTGTGCGCGCCGCCTTCTTCTCGGCGGCTCGCAGGCCTCGTTCGTACGCCCGCACGCTCTCCTCGGTGACCACGCCGACCGGCGGGCCTTCGGGGCGCATGTACGGCGGCGGCATGTCGTCGTTGGGGTCCGGCTTGGGGAGAGCCCGCAGCTCGGCCAGCCGCGCTTCGAAGTCAGCCTCCCACGCGGCGTAGTCACGCAATGTGTAGCTCGGGTCGCTCGGGTCGGTGATGACCTGCTCGACGATGGGTCGCAGCGGGATGTCGAGCGCGTGGAGTTCTGCCGGGTCGTAGGCCTCGCCCCGCTCGAACAGACCACCGCAGATGTTGCGCACCGAGCACTCGTGGCAGGTGGGCGCATAGACGTGTTCGAAGCTCTGCTGCCGGACGGTCTGTTTGGCGTCCAGGAAGTGCACCAGGCGCTCCTCGCCCTTCACGATCTTGCGGGTCTCCGTGCTGGCCCAGCCGAACTCCGGCATGAAGCACAGCGGGACGCGCTCGACGCGGAACGTTCGACCACTCAAGTGCAGTAGGCGCAGCGCGCGGTACAGCGACCCGCGCAGATCCGCCATGCGGTGGAGGAAGCGGTCTTGGTTCACCTCGGCGCGACCCATCGACGGGTCCAGGTTGTTCCAGACGAAGTGCCTGACGCCAGGGTGATGGCGCACGATGTACGCGATGTTCTCGTCGAGGTGATCCGCGTTGAGCTTGTTGATGACGCAGTTGACGTTCACCGGGACGCCGTTTCGGATGGCCTGCTCGATGGCGCCGAAGGCCTTTTCCAGCGTCCCAGGCATCCCGCGCAGCGCCTCTTCCACGGCAGGGCGGACCGAGTAGATGGAGACGTGCACGAGGTCCAGGCCGGCGTCTGCGATGCGCGCCGCGAAGTCGGGGTCGGCCATGCGTGACCCATTGGTGATCATGCGGACGTGCAGACCTCGCGACTTGGCGTAGCGCACGACCGACGGCAGCTCGGGGTGGAGCGAAGGCTCACCACCGGTCAACACGACGCCGTAGTATTCGCGCTGCACGAGATCGTCCACCAGGGCCCGCAGCGACTCCTCGGTGTGCACGTACGCGGAGGTCGGGTTGCTGCAGAAGCCGCAGAAGTGGTTGCAGTGCCGGACCACTTGGACGTAGCCGATGTTCGCCATCAACTCGAGAGCTTATCAGGGCGTGGCCTGGTTCGCAGCGGTGAGTGGGCGCGGATCACGCGGGGGCGACCAACCCACGGCGGCGCTGCTTCTTCAACAGCTGCTCTTCCGCGATGACCGCCAGTGGATCGCGCGGTGCGCCTTCTGGGGCGGCGAAGCCCGGGAGGCTCGGGGCGGCCGGGAGCGGTGGGGCCCCCTTCGCGAGTCGCGCCGGAGGCTCCGGGTAGCGGCGCAGGGCGTGCTCCTCCGCGCGTGAGGCCAGCACGCCTTCGCGCAGCGGGCGAAGCGACTTGAGCCCGGCATGACGCAGGTGATTGATGTGCGCACCGTCACAGCGTGACTCGATGCGGCAGTCACGACAGCGTAGCGACTTGGCGCTGTAGCGCTCCTCCACGTGGTACCGAGCGAGCCGGCGGATCCCGAGGCGACCCGTGTCGGCGTCGAAGAGGTCGGCGCGCAGCAGCAGCGGCGGGTCCGTTACGCGCAAGCCAGGAGCGAGGCACGCGGGGAGCCCGCTGATCGTGAGCTCACCCGCAGCTGCCGACAGCGTCTCCGTGAACCCGTGGAGGTCGACGATGTCGTTCGCGCGCGCCGCGGTCATGTGCTCGTAAGACGGCTGATGCAGATGGACCCGCCTCGCGTTGCGCCCGAGCGCCTCGGCCTGCGTGAGGAGCGCGTCACGCAGAGCTTCACGTAGCTCGATCACCACGCGCACCGGCGAGCTCGCGGTGTCGTCGGTCACCCACGCGGCGACCTGCGCTGGCGTCGTGGCGACCAGCGTCACCGGGACGCCGAGCCCTTCCCAGGTGGCGAGCGGCTCCGCACTCGTCGTGCGCACGTACAGGCCGGCGCCTGGCACGGTGAGGGCACGCGCGGCCTCGGCATCCGTGACCTCGACCCCGAGCGCCGTGCATCCGAAGGGCAGGGTTTGGGGCGCTTCGTCTGCGCCGACCCACCAGACGTCCCACGCCTCGTCGAGCTGACGTTGCACCACTTCGTCCATGGTGTTGCACATGGGCTCGATGAAGCAGTGCTGGCACCGCTCCGGATCCCTGCAGTCGAGGGGCTTGCCCGCGTCCAGATAGCCCCGCACCTGAAAGCGCCGCCCGTTGATCTCGTCCAGCATCTTGTGGGGATCCTGGATGAGGTCCTCGAGTCCCTCGAGGAACGGCACGGGGAAGCGGTTCGTCCACACGACGAAGCGCGGGTGGCGGTTGAGGCGGAACACCTTGTGGAGGGTCGGGAGGTGCTCGATGGGATCGTAGAACAGGACGTCCCGGTGCTCGAACGCGGCCGCCTGCGGAATGACGTGCAGCAGGTCGAACTCGGTCACGCCGAGCTGGATGCACAGCTCGACCAACTTGTCGAGATCACCCACGTTCTGTTTGTTGATGCACACATCGACGTTCACCACGGGCCGTCCGTCGCGCACCGACGCTGCGATCGCCTTGGTGATCCGCCGAAACGCGCCCTTGGTCTGCGTCAGGTGGTCGTGGAGCTGGGCCGTGTGGCCGTGGATGGAGTACGTGATCTCGCCGAGACCGGCGCTCAGGGACGCCTCGAGATAGCCTGGATCGGCGAAGCGATAGCCATTCGTGACGGTCTGGACGCGCTCGTAGCCAATCTCCTTCGCGTATGAAACGAAGTCGATGAACTGGGGGTGGAGGCTGGCCTCGCCGCCCGAGATGATGACCTTCTCGGCCCCCAGCTGCTCACGACCCCGCAGCAATTCCGCTCGCACCTCCTCTACAGGGAGGAAGACGTTGCGCGGGGTGTCCATGTCGAGACAGAAGAGGCACCTGCTGTTGCAGGCAGTCACGGCCCGCACCCAGTGCTTGGGACGGTTGGCCACCTTCTCCCGGTTCTGCATGTCTTCGGCGCGGGTCTTCGCGGGGGTCTGGGAGAGCATCGCCGCCAGCGTAGCAATAACGGTCCATCGCTGTCCAAGGGTCACGGACCGAGCGCGCGAGCCCCATCCACCCGTATGGTTCGCCTTCACAGCTGTGCAAACTCTGGAAAAGGACTTGCGGCGGTCCCGCTGACCACGGTATCGTTGAGTTCTCATTCGCTGCTCTCGTGGCCGCGTGTGTAGGTCTAGCTACAGGATTGAGAGGTCGACGATGACGACTCGGCGAGATTGGATGACTCAAACTGGCGTGGCTGCGGTTGGTGCCGCGGTCGGCCTGCGACTTCTCAGCGGTCAAGACGCGGCGCCCCATGGCTCTGCGACCGCCGCGGCGGGTGCGGCGCGCACGTCCGGCGCCACCGCTGGAGCGGTCGCTCCTGCGCCGTGGGCGCTGGTCGCGCCCCTGCAGGCGGGGTCGTCGATCGGCAACGGGTGGCGCATCAAGAGCCTGTCCGAGGTGCGCCTGGGTGCATCCACGCTCCGCGTCGAGCACGCCACGGGCGCTGAGTGCGACGTGCACATCTGCCTGCGTCGCGGCGCGGCGATCGGCGTCGCCGCCAGCCGTCACTTCGACTTCGTGCTCATGAACGCTGCCGACGGTGGCGTCCAGACGAACGAGGCGTTGGGGGTGTCCCTGCTCGCGTTGGCGCGCCGCGCCGAGGCGCAGGAGGCGCAGGTCTCCCGCGCGGGCTTCATGCGACATGATGCGCGGATTGCGCAGTACGGATGGGATCAGATCACGTGACAGAAGCTTCGGCCAGCGAGACCACTGCTCAGTTTGAGTTCGAAACGGGGCCTCGCGAAATTCGCTTTGAAATCGACGAGACTATTTATCCGCCCGACGCCGTCTTCGGCAGCGCCTACCTGTTCATCGATCGTTGCTTCGTCTTCCTGACCCGGCCCGGCGACATGCGCATCGGCGTTCGGCTGCGCACGCGCGGCGACGCGTCCGAGGACCAGCTGGTGGGTCTGGCGGGGGAGTTCGCAAACGAGCTCCTCAATCAGGTCCTCCGGCACCGAATCGGGGTCTCCACCGCGCGGATCCGCGAATACTACATGGCGCGTGCCTTCCACTCCTCGGGCCAGAGCACCCTCGACAGCTTGCTGGCCGAGCTGGACGACGAGGAGCTCGCCGAGGACAACCTCGAGGTCGAGGTCCCGTGGGAGAAGGCCGATGCCTCTTGAGGCCGAACTGACGTTCTCCACGGATCTCTACGTACGCTCCGCCATCGACGCCTCGGCCGAGGCGTTCGCCGCCCTCGCGGACGTCACGGTCGATGCCCCCGAGGGCGCCGCCGCCATTGTCGTCCGCTTCGCCAATGTACGTGAGGACGTCGAGGACGCCATCGCGGACGAGTTCTGCAACCACGCGCTCGCCGGAACCATCGAGCATCGGCGCCTCGCCGAAGTCTGACCCTCCTTTCATGCGCCACACTCTCTCACTTCCCGTCGTCCAGTCGAACCCCAGCGCTCTCGCCTATTTCCGTTTTGGCGAGGTCGCCGGGCGCATGTTGCTCACCAACGACGCGGGTCAATGGCACTTCCTCTCGAAGGACGACTTCTCGCTCTTCGTCGGCGGCGCGCTGCCGGTTGGCCACGCCGACTACGAGGCGCTCGTCGAGAAGGGGTTCGTCCGCGATGGCATGAACATCGAGGCGCTCGCTCAGCGAGTCGGCCGCAAGAAGCAGTTCGTGGGTGTCGGGCCTCATCTCCACATCTGCATCACGACGCTGCGCTGCAATCAGAGCTGCCAGTACTGTCACGCCTCCCGCACCGACATGCACGAGGTCGAGACCGACATGACACTCGAGACGGCCAAGCAGGTCGTGGACCAGGCCATGCAGAGCTCGTCGAAGTACATCAACTTCGAATTCCAAGGCGGCGAGCCGACGGTCAACATGCCCGTCATCAAGTTCATCGTCGAGTACAGCCGCGAGAAGAACAAGTACGAGAACAAGATCCTCGATCATGCCCTGGTCACGAACATGACCTACATGAACGAGGAGAACGCCGAGTGGCTCATCGACAACGGTGTGCTCATCTGCACCAGCCTGGACGGCCCGGAAGAGGTGCATAACCACAACCGCCGCTGGAAGTCGGAGAACAACGCGTACGAGAACGTGATCCGCTGGATGGACTACTTCAACCAGCGCTACATCGAGAAGGGGCTCGACCCCAACGTGTTCCACGTGGACGCGCTCATGACGACCACGCGCAAGTCGATCGAGCACTGGAAGGAGATCGTCGACCTGTACGTCGAGCGCGGGCTGCGCTCGATCCACCTGCGACCTCTCAACCCCTACGGCTTTGCGGTGGGGACGTGGAAGGCCATCGGCTACACGTCGGAGGAGTACCTCGACTTCTACGCCCGGACGCTCGACTACATCATCGAGCTGAACAAGCAGGGCGTCGAGATCTGCGAGGGCACGGCCTCCACCTTCCTCATGAAGATGATGACGCCGGACGACCCGAACTTCGTCGACATCCGGTCGCCGTGTGGCGCCGGTACGGGGCAGGTCGCGTACAACTACGATGGCAAGATCTTCACGTGCGACGAAGGTCGCATGGTGTCCGCGATGGGCAGCGATCTCTTCCAGATCGGGACCCTCGGTGAAACCAGCTACGTGGAGATGCTCCAGCACCCAACCGTCAAGGCGATGGCGGTGGCCTCCTTGCAGGACACGCTCCCCAGCTGTGACACCTGCTGGAACAAGCCGTTCTGCGGAGTGTGCCCCATGCACAACTACATGCAGAGTGGCGACCTCTTCGGTCAGCGTCCGCGCTCGCCAAAGTGCAAAGAGCACTATACAATCTCTTCGTTGCTCTTCGAGAAGCTGGTCAACGACAAGGATGGCCAGATCGAGAAAATTCTCCGACGTTGGACGATGCGGCGTCCACGTGAGGATGCCCAATCGTGCAGAGTCTGAGGTGAGCCATGGCTGAGAATCCAGAGAACAAGAACGACAAGCGTCAACTCCCCCTGACACGGTCCGAGACGGCACCTCAGCGTGGCCGTGGTCTGGCCTCGTCGAGCCCGTTTCCTTCCGCGAAGCGGGATCCAGCGGCCTTCCTCCAGCCACGTGAGTGGGCCAGCGCTTCCGCGCCGGCGCGCGACGCCGACCTGCTCCTCGAGGCGGACCGTCTGATGGACGACCCCGCCAACGAGGGTCTGCTCCTCGCTCAGCACTGCAGCCACGCGTCGCACGGATCACACGGCTCGCACGGTTCGCATGGCTCTCACGGCTCGCACGGCTCGCACGGCTCGCACGGACAGTGGTGAGCAGCCTGGTGCTCACGGTCACCCGTGAGTGCAACCTCCGCTGCAGCTACTGTCCTACCGCGAAAGATGGTTGGCCGTCGCTCTCGGCATTGGACGCCGAGGCGGCGGTCGACTTGTTCGTGCGACGCTTCGGTGGCGGAGACATCAAGCTGTTCGGCGGAGAGCCACTGCTCGTTCCGCAGGTCGTCCGCGCCGCGATGGAGGCGGCGCGCGTCCGCCCAGAGGTACGTCGCGTCTACCTGTCCACAAACGGGCTCGGGCTCGACGACGAGTGGCTGGACTATCTGCGCGCGTACCCGAAGGGTGTCCTAACCATCAGCATGGACGGCCTGCCCGACGACCATCGCCGGCTGAGACGCGCGCTCCCGCAAGCAGGAGACAGCTACGACCACGTCGTCGGCCTGCTCCCGAAGCTGCGCGCTGTCCCGCGCGTCGTCGTCACTCAGACGATCGCCCCGGCGACCGCCAAGCGCGCCCACCAGAACTTCCGACACTTGCGAGATCTGGGGTTCTGGCGCTTCAACTTCCTCCCGGGCTACTACATCCCCTGGAAGGAGGAGCAGCTGGTGCAGCTGCGCGCTGCATTCGACGCCATCGCGTCCGACGTCCGCGGAACGTGGGCGGACGGGGGTTCCCTCTACGTCCGCAATCTCTTCACGTATGTCCCTACCACCTTCTTCAACAGCGGGTTGGTGGTCGACTCGGATCGCACCATCCATCCATCGAACGTGGGCCTGAGCGGAGCTCTCGAAGGTCTCCTCGAGCAGACTCGTCTCGGCTCATTGGACGACCCACCGACCCCCGAGGCTCTCGCCGAGAAGGGCGCCGAGGTCAATGCGCTGCTCGAGCGGGCCCTTCCAGCGGGCGTCATGGAGGCCACCCGACGCGCCGATCACGAGTTGTCACGCTTCTGTCGGGGCCTGTATCCTTCCTACCTGACGCAGCGCGCGAGCAAGCGTCGCGTCGCCTGAGCTCCCGCATGACCTCCCTGCCCGTGCTTTCCGCCGTTCCTACCCGTCACGCCAGCGACTCGCTCGCCGAGCTGCACGAGACTCCGTGGATCGGCCCCAACGGCAAGCCCACGGAGTGGCTCGAGCTGCATCTCACGTACACCTGCCCAGAGCGCTGTGTGTTCTGCTCGGAAGAGCACCGCATGCAGCGCTACAAGCAGTTCCCCGTGACGTGGGGGCGCGTCGCCACCGTGCTGCGCCAAAACGCGGAGCGAGGGGTCAAGCGCGTCCACCTCACAGGGGGGGAGCCGACGATCCACCCAGACTTCGTCCGCACGCTGCAGCTCGCCAAGAAGCTCGGGATGCGGACGTCGGTGGGCACGATCGGCACCATGCTCGCGCGCCCCGACTTCGCGGACCGCGCCGTGCCCTTCCTGGACGAGGCCCTCTTCTCCATCCACGGCCCGGACGCGCAGACACACGACGCGATGACCCGGAGAGAGGGGAGCTTCGAGCGCGTGACAGGCGCGTTGGCGCAAGCACGGCGCGTCAACCCGGACTTCAACGCGTACGTGAACAGCGTCATCACGCAGCTCAACGTGGAGCGGTTGCCCGAGACGGTCCGCATGGCACGCGACCACGGGGCCAAGCTACTGGTCGTCTCGAACCTCACGCCAGAGGGGCTCGGCTTCGACGACTACGAGCGGCTCACGGTGCGGCTCGAGCAGCTGGCGGAGATCCTGCCCCGCATCCCCGACGTCGCTGGCGACATGACGGTGCGCTTCTTCGGGGTGCCGATGTGCCTCTTGGGACCCCATCGCATGCTGTCCAACGATCTCCACTGGGACCCGCGCGTCACCGTGGAGTGGGGCGACGAGCCCGGCAAGGTGGCGTTCAAGGGCTTCTACAACTGGACGCCCGACCGCAAGCGCGTGCACGCTCCAGAGTGCTCTGGCTGCGCGTGGAACACCGTCTGCATGGGAGTCTACGATCGCTACGCCGAGTGCTTCTCGACGGCGGTCCTTCGTCCGGAGCGTGTGTCATGAGCTCGGCGCCCGTCTACGTCCCCCAGCCGCGCGAGGGAAATCAGCCCGTCAGCCCGTTTCGCGACCCTCGGCGCAACGTCGAGATCAACATCGGCAAGACGTGCAACAACAAGTGCGTGTTCTGCTTGGACGGCATGCCCACCAAGGAGGACAAGGCGTTCATGCCCTTCGAGGACATGCTGGCGGAGCTCGACCGCTACCGTGCGGAGGGGCACTTGTCCGTCGGATTCCTGGGAGGTGAGCCCACCACGTATCCGTGGATCGTCGAGTCGGTCGCGCACGCCCATCGCATCGGGTTCACGCGCATCGCGCTGGCGACGAACGCGATGATGCTGCGACGTGAAGCGTTCCTCGACAAGCTCATCGACGCTGGGCTGACCCGCACGACCATCTCGATGCACGGCCACACGGCCGCCCTCGAAGACAAGCTCACGATGGTGCCCGGCGGTTTCGAGAAGAAGTGCACCGCCATCCGGAACCTCCTCGCCCGCAAGGCGCAGGGGCACCTCGCCGATGGGGTTTCGGTGAACATCGTCCTCAACGGCTGGAACTACCGTGTCCTCCCGAAGATGATGAAGTTCTTCTTCGACACGATGAAGCTCGACGATCTCCGGGTGAACTTCGTCCGCCCGGAGGGCTACGCCGAAGGCAACCCCGACCTCACGCCGACCTACTCCGACGTCGTTCCGGTGCTGACGAAGGCCGTCCTCCTGAACGAGTTCCACTTCAAGAAGACCTTCACGTTCGGCGGCGTCCCGATGTGCGTGCTCCCCGAGGAGCTCCTGCGCAGCCGTCGGCTGCTCACCAAGTACTGCGGGGATGTCTATCGCGACCTCAGCACGGATTGCTCCGTGCGCGCCGACGGGGGCGGAACGGACAACGCAGCGCGTCGCGAGGGCGTGTCCGCCATCGAACACGGGCGCGCGCGCTTCAACTGGCAAGATCGCAAGCGCGCCGACCTCAAGCACCAGGCCCCCAGCTGTGAGCGCTGCTCCATGCGCGACGTCTGCGAAGGTGTTTGGGGCGGCTACACGGACATCTACGGCTTCTCCGAGTTCGCCCCGCTCGAGTGGGAGAGTGGCGCGATGGTCCGCGGCGCACCGCGCCCTGCAGCGGCCCCCGAAGGGACAGCGCTCGCTCCAAAGAAGCGCTTCGCGAGGCGGTTGACGGTCCTCCCGGGCTGAGCCGCGCGGCCAGAGGTCGTTCGTCGCGGATACCAGCTGTGGTCCCACGTCTCGTTCCGCGGTCGGCGACTGCGACGGCGCGGACTTCCCGGAGCGGGATTGGGCTGGCCTCCACAGCGTGTCACCGGAGACACGGTGAGCGCGTGCCCGCGTCCCGAACGATCGTGGTCGCGACCCAATTCGTCGTGTGATCTTGGGACTTCTCCGTCGGCCCGAAACTTGCGGAGCTGCGCGCCATGGCCCATCTAATGAGCGTGCTGAACCGCCGCCGATCGCTCTCTGCCCTCACCTGCGCCCTGCCGTTGATCGCATTCGCGGCGCTCCCGGGCTGCGAGGACCCGGTGGCGCCGCCCGTGGCCCCCGCGCCCGTCGAAGTCGCCGAGGCGACGCCCGAGCCCGTGGAGCCCCCCACGCCACCGCCACCCCCCGTGCTGCTGCATCCCGTCCCGGTGTGGACGGAAGGGTCTCGGCAGGAGCCCATCGAGCGCGATCGCGCCGCCGAGCAAGGCTACCTGCTCGTCGATCTGGGCGATGACTGGACCCCGTATCTGTTCACCGAGGTGGACGTCGAGGGGCAGACGCCCATCCCCAACGCCTACCGCAGCACCTATCTGGCGCTCGCACGCGGGGAACACCCGGACGACCACCATGGGCGGCGCGCCTCCCGCGACAAGTACCTGGAGCTGTACGGCATCCCGCCCACGCTCGGGCTCCTGCGCCAGCGCAACGTGGCCACGCGCGCCCTGTCGTGCGCGGCGGACATCGACTACGAGCCGCTGCGTGCCTTCGAGGGGTTCATCGCCTACGACAGCAACAGCACCGCACGCAATCAGTCGCGGCGCCACGCCGCGCTCGAGACCGAGCTCACCGCGCTCGCGCGGCGCTCCGGCGTCACGTTGGACGCGCTCGACCCCAG
Encoded proteins:
- a CDS encoding radical SAM protein, with product MANIGYVQVVRHCNHFCGFCSNPTSAYVHTEESLRALVDDLVQREYYGVVLTGGEPSLHPELPSVVRYAKSRGLHVRMITNGSRMADPDFAARIADAGLDLVHVSIYSVRPAVEEALRGMPGTLEKAFGAIEQAIRNGVPVNVNCVINKLNADHLDENIAYIVRHHPGVRHFVWNNLDPSMGRAEVNQDRFLHRMADLRGSLYRALRLLHLSGRTFRVERVPLCFMPEFGWASTETRKIVKGEERLVHFLDAKQTVRQQSFEHVYAPTCHECSVRNICGGLFERGEAYDPAELHALDIPLRPIVEQVITDPSDPSYTLRDYAAWEADFEARLAELRALPKPDPNDDMPPPYMRPEGPPVGVVTEESVRAYERGLRAAEKKAARTGVAVEHVRTQLPVID
- a CDS encoding radical SAM protein, with translation MLSQTPAKTRAEDMQNREKVANRPKHWVRAVTACNSRCLFCLDMDTPRNVFLPVEEVRAELLRGREQLGAEKVIISGGEASLHPQFIDFVSYAKEIGYERVQTVTNGYRFADPGYLEASLSAGLGEITYSIHGHTAQLHDHLTQTKGAFRRITKAIAASVRDGRPVVNVDVCINKQNVGDLDKLVELCIQLGVTEFDLLHVIPQAAAFEHRDVLFYDPIEHLPTLHKVFRLNRHPRFVVWTNRFPVPFLEGLEDLIQDPHKMLDEINGRRFQVRGYLDAGKPLDCRDPERCQHCFIEPMCNTMDEVVQRQLDEAWDVWWVGADEAPQTLPFGCTALGVEVTDAEAARALTVPGAGLYVRTTSAEPLATWEGLGVPVTLVATTPAQVAAWVTDDTASSPVRVVIELREALRDALLTQAEALGRNARRVHLHQPSYEHMTAARANDIVDLHGFTETLSAAAGELTISGLPACLAPGLRVTDPPLLLRADLFDADTGRLGIRRLARYHVEERYSAKSLRCRDCRIESRCDGAHINHLRHAGLKSLRPLREGVLASRAEEHALRRYPEPPARLAKGAPPLPAAPSLPGFAAPEGAPRDPLAVIAEEQLLKKQRRRGLVAPA
- the hxsD gene encoding His-Xaa-Ser system protein HxsD, yielding MTEASASETTAQFEFETGPREIRFEIDETIYPPDAVFGSAYLFIDRCFVFLTRPGDMRIGVRLRTRGDASEDQLVGLAGEFANELLNQVLRHRIGVSTARIREYYMARAFHSSGQSTLDSLLAELDDEELAEDNLEVEVPWEKADAS
- the hxsB gene encoding His-Xaa-Ser system radical SAM maturase HxsB; this encodes MRHTLSLPVVQSNPSALAYFRFGEVAGRMLLTNDAGQWHFLSKDDFSLFVGGALPVGHADYEALVEKGFVRDGMNIEALAQRVGRKKQFVGVGPHLHICITTLRCNQSCQYCHASRTDMHEVETDMTLETAKQVVDQAMQSSSKYINFEFQGGEPTVNMPVIKFIVEYSREKNKYENKILDHALVTNMTYMNEENAEWLIDNGVLICTSLDGPEEVHNHNRRWKSENNAYENVIRWMDYFNQRYIEKGLDPNVFHVDALMTTTRKSIEHWKEIVDLYVERGLRSIHLRPLNPYGFAVGTWKAIGYTSEEYLDFYARTLDYIIELNKQGVEICEGTASTFLMKMMTPDDPNFVDIRSPCGAGTGQVAYNYDGKIFTCDEGRMVSAMGSDLFQIGTLGETSYVEMLQHPTVKAMAVASLQDTLPSCDTCWNKPFCGVCPMHNYMQSGDLFGQRPRSPKCKEHYTISSLLFEKLVNDKDGQIEKILRRWTMRRPREDAQSCRV
- a CDS encoding radical SAM protein, translating into MSSLVLTVTRECNLRCSYCPTAKDGWPSLSALDAEAAVDLFVRRFGGGDIKLFGGEPLLVPQVVRAAMEAARVRPEVRRVYLSTNGLGLDDEWLDYLRAYPKGVLTISMDGLPDDHRRLRRALPQAGDSYDHVVGLLPKLRAVPRVVVTQTIAPATAKRAHQNFRHLRDLGFWRFNFLPGYYIPWKEEQLVQLRAAFDAIASDVRGTWADGGSLYVRNLFTYVPTTFFNSGLVVDSDRTIHPSNVGLSGALEGLLEQTRLGSLDDPPTPEALAEKGAEVNALLERALPAGVMEATRRADHELSRFCRGLYPSYLTQRASKRRVA
- a CDS encoding radical SAM protein → MTSLPVLSAVPTRHASDSLAELHETPWIGPNGKPTEWLELHLTYTCPERCVFCSEEHRMQRYKQFPVTWGRVATVLRQNAERGVKRVHLTGGEPTIHPDFVRTLQLAKKLGMRTSVGTIGTMLARPDFADRAVPFLDEALFSIHGPDAQTHDAMTRREGSFERVTGALAQARRVNPDFNAYVNSVITQLNVERLPETVRMARDHGAKLLVVSNLTPEGLGFDDYERLTVRLEQLAEILPRIPDVAGDMTVRFFGVPMCLLGPHRMLSNDLHWDPRVTVEWGDEPGKVAFKGFYNWTPDRKRVHAPECSGCAWNTVCMGVYDRYAECFSTAVLRPERVS
- a CDS encoding radical SAM protein, which codes for MSSAPVYVPQPREGNQPVSPFRDPRRNVEINIGKTCNNKCVFCLDGMPTKEDKAFMPFEDMLAELDRYRAEGHLSVGFLGGEPTTYPWIVESVAHAHRIGFTRIALATNAMMLRREAFLDKLIDAGLTRTTISMHGHTAALEDKLTMVPGGFEKKCTAIRNLLARKAQGHLADGVSVNIVLNGWNYRVLPKMMKFFFDTMKLDDLRVNFVRPEGYAEGNPDLTPTYSDVVPVLTKAVLLNEFHFKKTFTFGGVPMCVLPEELLRSRRLLTKYCGDVYRDLSTDCSVRADGGGTDNAARREGVSAIEHGRARFNWQDRKRADLKHQAPSCERCSMRDVCEGVWGGYTDIYGFSEFAPLEWESGAMVRGAPRPAAAPEGTALAPKKRFARRLTVLPG